A genomic stretch from Defluviitalea raffinosedens includes:
- a CDS encoding DUF2249 domain-containing protein — protein MSEFAAQVDARIYPPRDKHAVIFETFHNLKSGEKMELINDHDPRPLHYQMLVEYENQFEWEYLEQGPEVWRVSIGKK, from the coding sequence ATGTCAGAATTTGCTGCCCAAGTAGATGCAAGAATATATCCCCCAAGAGATAAACATGCTGTCATTTTTGAGACCTTCCACAATTTAAAATCCGGTGAAAAAATGGAATTAATTAATGACCATGATCCCCGCCCCCTACATTATCAAATGTTAGTAGAATATGAAAATCAGTTTGAATGGGAGTATTTAGAACAAGGTCCGGAAGTATGGCGTGTATCCATAGGTAAAAAATAA
- a CDS encoding methylated-DNA--[protein]-cysteine S-methyltransferase → MERGFYYDTKIGMIGIMENGKAITCVCFGENLPKDIELTETSLLKMASEQLQEYLKGKRKNFDLPLQPKGTAFQQKVWEALKKIPYGTTCSYKDIAEGIGNPRACRAVGMANNRNPIPIFIPCHRVIGANGKLVGYGGGLDIKEKLLEIEKKFL, encoded by the coding sequence ATGGAAAGAGGATTTTATTATGATACTAAGATCGGGATGATTGGGATTATGGAAAATGGAAAAGCTATTACTTGTGTATGTTTTGGGGAAAATCTTCCCAAGGATATAGAACTTACAGAAACATCCTTGTTAAAAATGGCCAGTGAACAATTACAAGAGTATTTAAAGGGAAAAAGGAAAAATTTTGATTTACCTCTTCAGCCAAAGGGAACAGCATTTCAACAAAAAGTCTGGGAAGCTCTTAAGAAAATTCCTTATGGAACAACCTGCAGTTATAAAGATATAGCGGAAGGAATAGGGAATCCCAGGGCTTGTCGAGCAGTAGGCATGGCAAATAACAGAAATCCTATTCCTATTTTTATTCCCTGTCATCGGGTAATCGGGGCCAATGGCAAATTGGTCGGTTATGGTGGAGGATTGGATATTAA
- a CDS encoding methyl-accepting chemotaxis protein gives MKSIRKQLIFVMLLLVIIPFVIFNVIGYIFISRGFQESLEENNKFLAIAIADNVRGFIDKAYSTTEEIAYLKDVKNFLIEEQQNIVVDTAKRHPYFDLLYITRSADGMQTATSAGELADRSARWWFKQMIKDKEPFVSASYYSVNGNVPVTSIFLPIYKDSELVGIMGADIKLDALQTMVEEFSQGQNSYTYIIDGEGNVIAHPDEQQVLEQYNYKNLKKTILVKDDNGNVKKDEKGNPLTESEDIEVPEKLKEITEKVLNGETGVAEYVDSNGETVISAYSTIELPGNSDNWGVITVQKKADAMAVFMDTQIKNLLVTFILILVVIFIAWRIANGITGPITNIVQLMEKASQGDLTVSSSYKSRNEIGRLSISFSNMITDVRDLIKKIDELCKQVFSSSEILSNTTEETTASIDSVGQAITAVATGANEQAKDIDDGAKEVSILSEEIEAISDQIYQSKEESQFIHEVNIKGLEAMNHLESKNGESNKVRKDIENIVEQLNQKIKEIDSIVETIMGISKQTNLLALNAAIEASRAGKEGQGFAVVAEEVRKLAEDTSKASNMVKEIILEIQKDVKKSQDAMVIFKDVSDEQSKAVAHSKDIFTEISKGVQVIVKRINDTAISLQKLKDGKDKVLLAMQNISAVSEETAASSQEVSASMEQQIAAAGKIRDLADELRKMAEQLSLAIHMFKF, from the coding sequence ATGAAGTCAATTAGAAAACAACTTATTTTTGTAATGTTATTATTAGTTATTATTCCTTTTGTTATTTTTAATGTGATAGGCTATATTTTTATTTCTAGAGGATTTCAAGAATCTTTAGAAGAAAATAATAAATTTCTGGCTATTGCCATAGCAGACAATGTACGAGGCTTCATAGACAAGGCATATAGTACAACAGAAGAGATTGCGTATTTAAAAGATGTAAAAAATTTCTTAATAGAAGAACAGCAAAATATTGTAGTCGATACAGCGAAAAGACATCCATACTTTGACTTGCTCTATATTACCCGCAGTGCGGATGGAATGCAGACGGCTACATCGGCAGGAGAATTGGCAGACCGCTCAGCCAGATGGTGGTTTAAACAGATGATAAAGGACAAAGAACCCTTTGTTAGTGCCTCCTATTATTCTGTAAATGGAAATGTTCCAGTTACATCCATTTTTTTACCCATATATAAGGACTCAGAATTAGTGGGAATTATGGGGGCGGATATTAAGTTAGATGCGCTTCAAACAATGGTTGAAGAATTTAGTCAAGGACAAAACAGTTACACATATATTATCGATGGTGAAGGTAATGTTATAGCTCATCCAGATGAGCAACAAGTATTAGAACAATATAATTATAAAAACTTAAAAAAGACTATTTTAGTAAAAGATGATAATGGAAATGTCAAAAAAGATGAAAAGGGAAATCCTCTTACAGAATCTGAAGATATTGAAGTACCAGAAAAACTTAAAGAAATTACTGAAAAGGTTCTGAATGGAGAGACAGGAGTAGCTGAGTATGTAGACAGTAATGGAGAAACCGTAATCAGTGCCTATAGTACAATTGAGTTACCAGGGAATTCGGATAACTGGGGTGTTATTACAGTACAGAAAAAAGCAGATGCAATGGCTGTTTTTATGGATACGCAAATAAAAAATCTATTGGTAACTTTTATCTTGATTTTGGTGGTTATTTTTATTGCCTGGAGAATTGCCAATGGCATTACTGGGCCGATCACAAATATTGTGCAGTTGATGGAAAAAGCTTCCCAAGGAGATTTAACCGTTAGCAGCAGCTATAAGTCTAGAAATGAAATAGGCAGATTAAGTATAAGTTTTAGTAATATGATCACTGATGTACGAGATCTGATAAAGAAAATAGATGAATTATGCAAGCAGGTATTTTCATCATCAGAGATCTTATCTAATACCACAGAAGAGACAACGGCTTCCATTGATAGTGTGGGACAGGCGATCACAGCAGTAGCTACAGGTGCAAATGAACAAGCAAAAGATATAGATGATGGAGCAAAGGAAGTTTCGATTCTTTCAGAAGAAATAGAGGCAATATCTGATCAGATTTATCAAAGTAAAGAAGAATCACAGTTTATACATGAAGTGAATATTAAAGGTTTAGAAGCTATGAATCACCTAGAATCCAAAAATGGTGAAAGTAATAAAGTCAGAAAAGATATAGAAAATATAGTGGAGCAATTAAATCAAAAGATAAAAGAAATTGATTCAATTGTGGAAACCATTATGGGAATATCTAAACAAACTAATCTTTTAGCCTTAAATGCGGCTATTGAGGCATCCAGGGCAGGAAAAGAGGGACAAGGATTTGCTGTTGTTGCTGAAGAAGTACGAAAACTTGCCGAAGATACCAGTAAAGCCAGCAATATGGTTAAAGAAATTATTTTAGAGATTCAGAAGGATGTAAAAAAGAGCCAAGATGCAATGGTAATTTTTAAAGATGTCAGTGATGAACAAAGCAAAGCAGTAGCCCATTCAAAAGACATATTTACAGAAATATCTAAAGGGGTCCAGGTGATTGTAAAAAGAATAAATGATACTGCAATCAGTCTGCAAAAATTAAAAGACGGCAAGGACAAAGTTTTGTTGGCAATGCAAAATATTTCGGCTGTCTCGGAGGAGACAGCAGCCAGTTCTCAGGAAGTTTCAGCGTCCATGGAACAGCAGATTGCTGCGGCAGGTAAAATAAGGGATTTAGCTGATGAATTACGCAAAATGGCTGAGCAGCTTTCGCTGGCAATTCATATGTTTAAATTTTAG
- a CDS encoding 2,3-butanediol dehydrogenase, with translation MKAAVLYNAKDLRVEEVKEPNPLSHQVKVKVEWGGICGSDLHAYLQGLATEPHPIGKQEPPFILGHEFSGTIVEIGDGIRKYKVGDRVVVEPLLYCGECYACKIGYYNQCSQVGFIGLNRDGGFAEYAIVDENMLHLLPDNVSFEEGALVEPAAVALHAVRESKLKPGDSVAIFGAGPIGLLALLCAKAAGATKIIVVDLSQERLAKAKELGATTIIDGHRDDIVQTILQLTNGGANVAYECAGAQATMANAIASVRQRGQVMAIAVYSKPVNVDMGQVLYKAIDLTSTLAYRHVFPEVIDMISTGRLDVKPVITKKIALDDIVEEGFNPLLNDVKQAKILVRP, from the coding sequence ATGAAAGCAGCAGTTTTATATAATGCAAAAGATTTACGTGTAGAAGAAGTAAAAGAACCCAATCCATTGTCTCATCAAGTCAAGGTAAAAGTAGAGTGGGGTGGAATATGCGGCAGTGATCTTCATGCTTATTTACAAGGATTAGCAACAGAGCCACATCCTATTGGAAAACAAGAACCTCCGTTTATCCTTGGTCACGAATTTTCAGGTACAATTGTTGAAATCGGCGATGGAATAAGAAAGTACAAAGTTGGTGACAGAGTTGTAGTTGAGCCTCTACTATACTGTGGAGAATGTTATGCATGCAAAATAGGGTACTACAACCAATGCAGCCAAGTGGGATTTATTGGACTAAACCGTGATGGTGGATTTGCTGAATACGCAATTGTAGATGAAAATATGCTTCATCTGCTTCCAGACAATGTATCTTTTGAAGAAGGTGCTTTGGTAGAGCCAGCAGCCGTTGCACTCCACGCAGTAAGAGAAAGCAAATTAAAGCCAGGGGATTCTGTAGCCATATTTGGAGCCGGCCCTATTGGATTATTAGCATTATTATGTGCAAAAGCGGCAGGAGCCACAAAGATTATTGTAGTGGATTTATCCCAGGAAAGACTGGCTAAAGCAAAAGAATTAGGCGCTACAACCATTATTGACGGACATCGGGATGATATTGTTCAAACAATACTCCAGTTAACCAATGGCGGAGCAAATGTTGCATATGAATGTGCCGGAGCACAAGCTACGATGGCCAATGCAATTGCTTCGGTAAGGCAACGTGGCCAAGTCATGGCAATTGCTGTTTATTCAAAACCAGTGAATGTAGATATGGGACAAGTCCTGTATAAAGCTATTGACCTTACATCAACCCTGGCATATCGACATGTTTTCCCTGAAGTGATTGATATGATCTCTACAGGCAGATTGGATGTTAAACCCGTAATCACCAAAAAGATAGCCCTCGATGATATTGTTGAAGAAGGATTTAATCCTCTCCTTAACGATGTTAAACAAGCAAAAATTTTGGTAAGACCTTAA
- a CDS encoding sodium-dependent transporter, which produces MQQEREKFSSRLGFILISAGCAIGLGNVWRFPYITGLYGGGLFVLIYFIFLLIFGLPIMVMEFSVGRASQKSIAASFDVLEPKGTKWHVFKWFGMAGNYLLMMFYTTISGWMLAYLFYMIRGDFVGRTPAEVEAVFGGLTANAGASIFWMIVICILGFGVCSLGLQNGVEKITKVMMSALLVIMIALVIRSVTLPNAAEGLSFYLLPNLNSFRESGIWTTIYAAMGQAFFTLSIGMGSMAIFGSYVSKDRSLLGEGLNITILDTSVAVMAGFIIFPACFSFGVNPGSGPGLVFVTLPNIFNSMPMGRLWGSAFFVFMVFAALSTVIAVFENIISFGIDLCGWSRKKSVIINLIAIIILSMPAALGFNLWSGFAPLGEGSTILDLEDFIVSNNILPLGSLAYVLFCVTRYGWGWNNFIKEANTGRGLKFPKELRFYLTFILPLILLIVFVFGYIEKF; this is translated from the coding sequence ATGCAGCAAGAAAGAGAAAAATTTTCATCACGGCTGGGTTTTATCTTGATTTCTGCCGGCTGTGCAATTGGCTTGGGTAATGTGTGGAGGTTTCCATATATTACGGGACTTTATGGAGGAGGTCTTTTTGTACTTATATATTTTATATTCCTTCTCATTTTTGGTCTGCCCATTATGGTTATGGAATTCTCCGTAGGTCGTGCCAGCCAAAAAAGCATTGCCGCTTCTTTTGATGTCTTAGAACCTAAGGGAACTAAATGGCATGTTTTCAAATGGTTTGGGATGGCAGGAAACTATTTATTAATGATGTTCTATACGACGATTTCAGGATGGATGCTTGCTTATCTTTTCTATATGATTAGAGGAGATTTTGTTGGGCGTACACCAGCAGAAGTAGAAGCAGTGTTCGGTGGATTGACTGCTAATGCCGGTGCAAGTATTTTTTGGATGATTGTGATCTGTATTTTAGGATTTGGGGTGTGTTCTTTAGGATTACAAAATGGGGTTGAAAAAATAACCAAAGTGATGATGTCAGCGCTTTTGGTTATTATGATTGCCCTGGTTATTCGCTCTGTTACATTGCCTAATGCAGCCGAGGGGCTTAGTTTTTATCTTTTGCCGAATCTGAACAGTTTTAGGGAAAGTGGCATTTGGACCACTATTTATGCAGCTATGGGACAAGCTTTTTTCACTCTTAGTATCGGGATGGGCAGTATGGCTATTTTTGGAAGTTATGTTTCTAAAGACAGAAGCCTCCTTGGAGAGGGATTAAATATTACCATTCTTGATACTTCTGTAGCTGTTATGGCTGGGTTTATTATTTTCCCTGCATGTTTTTCATTTGGAGTAAACCCAGGCAGCGGTCCAGGATTAGTTTTTGTTACCCTTCCTAATATCTTTAATTCTATGCCAATGGGCCGATTATGGGGTTCAGCCTTTTTTGTTTTCATGGTATTTGCGGCATTATCGACAGTTATTGCAGTATTTGAAAATATCATTTCCTTTGGTATTGACCTTTGTGGGTGGTCAAGAAAAAAATCAGTGATCATTAATCTGATAGCAATTATTATTTTGTCAATGCCTGCAGCTTTGGGATTTAACCTCTGGAGCGGGTTCGCTCCTTTAGGAGAAGGCAGTACGATATTAGATTTAGAAGACTTTATTGTAAGCAACAATATTCTTCCGTTAGGTTCTTTGGCCTATGTTCTTTTCTGTGTAACCCGCTATGGATGGGGATGGAATAACTTTATCAAAGAAGCCAATACAGGAAGAGGCCTTAAATTTCCAAAGGAATTAAGATTTTATCTGACATTTATTTTGCCGCTTATTTTATTAATAGTTTTTGTTTTCGGTTACATTGAAAAGTTTTAA